In the Acropora muricata isolate sample 2 chromosome 1, ASM3666990v1, whole genome shotgun sequence genome, one interval contains:
- the LOC136912603 gene encoding WASH complex subunit 2-like isoform X2, protein MISQTHEIETQVDGLVNSTKGISSKVQNTMNDFLMLSNNQFIENRVYEEDLSKDEASEEQDNTTEPEKVKTREQREAEVIPKLSEALKHGFSVMDNAFVTVELTTEKSDDEEDDDDDGSGFHPQVILEPKDVYTSRPLPHLIGTADFFSDELVGLEESSGEEDEGDEDEESESRSSEYESASSKNSESATESSEESESESDSEMEAPQKVRRKPKQKAKIDSEEEDEDDLFSGKKEKSESDNDEEEESEEEPQQPKKPKGGLDFAAELAAKIGAIPVRKQEAENHITDDDSKAGDEEWSDDDHQAPQMAEVQEKQLSKTKKSHSDSMSKDEKSNRHHRHHHHHHKKDRADSHSEHKHSKRRSSKTSVDTRQSPPAEDDLFGESSPKENSLFESEGTPFGKKGGLFSGGGNLFDDVEADKDDIFAADKPEETEEKVQPKEEDEESMLIKPRARSTASGKRLPAGAVSIFGGAGLFGSPTKEDSTSHSPARNTGEETVQSSKPKTTGGGSGGGLFDGEDDDDLFSSVTSKPSAASVSQDTVKKNALSAKKVDLFGGNDDEEDEGDLFGNSPVKQTKKEERQSQKKLLVGAVSILGSSPPPLLTGKKQSEDDQKNDSGLFSESKTAPPPKKTSGEVQPPPATQPRKPMSGGGLFSDEDEDEGGGLFSAPAARPQAKADVKSKPKAKTTISLFDDDEQGEDEDFFAATVTTKATGPPKTKSSTEKSKEEAKESKATPAKPSELFDNDDDDDLFNSLSAKPAPLPAVPPKEETNKEKKVRSSAKMQSLFDAEDDDEGMFGGTSEDIFAASPSQSPKKSVESASALLASASEVHQPRDSLDGNLTSKPKPKATTAAAPKSSLFSDEEDDLFGDRSSKEKPKVEEKKDEVTKPRKPVGGVSMFGGIDLFAGKKPSFIEDKSEVEEETAKAKQDKPSAVDLFDNEKEDELFSSKPKTTKSLAPPAKSKPNSVLFGDSTEDDLFSTPAKPSTETEPVKPAVTSEPKEEEEKQKPAEPVKPVQPVKPKKPAGAVSMFGGVDLFGASKSPLLSAEAGKARVTTKPNDPLGRGGDGGDEDVFAPEPKQKTVKDSDQKFSLPIPTPKSALSSVLPSVSPEGARRKPGSGIEKLQKSLAFNPAMLRPGATPPRREVASPVASFDEPASFKTLESANKDRAKIQVKRRPPTRQARRAAAVTASASDVTLFGSTLSDEASASARVSWPGDLSSLEGLEKTEVDSGLRPPRAETRDSDMSDEFFGFAGSSSKVKKEEEEEETASSVEDPLAGGFSASASKAKSPKPKEWLSDESDMLSFPGDRHAKPSVAVANGKVSSGDDDLFSNAKTTIATKRKGSETLGGKDIFASESSAEKVEQTSKETINKAVKEQITSPLDNEELFSSPLKDDIMGTNPTKIATHPLEAKNKDTPETDVSSSLVANGAKTDKMEIKKTANKSNEFSPPLGEDDDLFIVSKPQPKKDDDGKKTLTSSSSKTTTAKATSAIDEDGDDLFSVKKAEPRKLRKAAKPLGDDDLFGDSGDIFSDIPSKPKDKKKKKSSTVADKEDIFAGEVVVGDDKSSKKTNTKTKKKPEKKPSIFDDDVPSIFDDPLNATSK, encoded by the exons ATGATTTCTCAGACTCATGAAATTGAGACCCAGGTGGATGGACTGGTTAACAGTACAAAG GGGATAAGTTCCAAAGTACAGAACACAATGAATGACTTTTTGATGCTATCCAATAATCAGTTTATTGAAAAT CGTGTTTATGAAGAAGATTTAAGTAAAGATGAAGCAAGTGAGGAACAAGACAATACAACTGAACCTGAAAAA GTAAAAACAAGAGAGCAAAGAGAAGCAGAAGTTATTCCCAAACTGAGTGAAGCTCTGAAGCATGGATTCAGTGTGATGGACAATGCATTTGTAACAGTAGAACTGACAACAGAGA AATCAGATGAtgaagaagatgatgatgatgatggcagTGGTTTCCATCCACAAGTTATTCTGGAACCAAAG GATGTATATACAAGTCGCCCCTTGCCTCATCTGATTGGCACAGCAGACTTTTTCAGTGATGAACTTGTGGGACTTGAAGAGTCATCTGGAGAGG AAGATGAAGGAGATGAGGATGAAGAATCAGAATCACGTAGCAGTGAATATGAATCTGCATCATCGAAAAACAGTGAATCCGCAACTGAA AGTTCTGaggaaagtgaaagtgaaagtgaCTCGGAAATGGAAGCACCGCAGAAAGTAAGGagaaaaccaaagcaaaagGCCAAG aTTGATTCTGAAGAGGAGGatgaagatgacttgttttcaggaaagaaagaaaagtcagAATCAGATAATGATGAAGAGGAAGAAAGCGAGGAAGAGCCTCAGCAACCCAAGAAG CCCAAAGGAGGTCTTGACTTTGCTGCAGAATTAGCTGCCAAAATTGGGGCCATACCTGTCAGAAAACAAGAGGCTGAAAACCATATCACGGATGATGACAGTAAAGCTGGTGATGAAGAATGGAGTGATGATGACCACCAGGCACCGCAGATGGCTGAAGTGCAAGAGAAACAGCTCAGCAAGACCAAAAAAAGCCATAGTGATAGTATGAGCAAAGATGAGAAGTCAAATCGTCaccatcgtcatcatcatcatcatcacaaaaAAGATAGGGCTGATTCTCACAGTGAGCACAAGCACAGTAAACGACGCAGTAGTAAGACAAGTGTGGACACAAGACAATCACCTCCTGCTGAAGATG ATCTATTTGGCGAGTCCAGTCCTAAGGAGAATAGCTTGTTTGAAAGTGAAGGAACACCATTTGGAAAGAAAGGAGGTCTTTTTAGTGGAGGAGGAAATCTGTTTGATGATGTTGAAGCAGACAAG GATGACATCTTTGCTGCTGACAAACCTGAAGAAACCGAAGAAAAAGTTCAGCCCAAGGAAG AAGATGAAGAGTCCATGCTGATCAAGCCAAGAGCAAGAAGCACAGCCAGTGGTAAAAGACTTCCAGCTGGGGCAGTTTCAATTTTTGGAG GTGCTGGTTTATTTGGGTCCCCAACAAAGGAG GACTCCACAAGTCACAGCCCAGCTAGAAATACTGGGGAAGAAACTGTACAAAGCTCCAAACCCAAGACAACAGGGGGAGGTAGTGGTGGTGGACTTTTTGATGGcgaagatgatgatgatttgtTCAGTAGCGTGACATCAAAACCTTCTGCAGCCTCTGTTAGTCAAG ATACAGTAAAAAAGAATGCATTGTCTGCAAAGAAGGTTGATCTTTTTGGTGGCAATGATGACGAGGAAGATGAAGGTGATTTGTTTGGTAATTCACCAGTTAAACAAACTAAGAAAGAGGAGAGACAATCCCAGAAAAAG CTACTGGTGGGTGCTGTATCCATATTAGGTAGTTCACCACCTCCTCTGTTGACAGGCAAGAAACAAAGTGAAGATGATCAG AAAAATGATTCTGGTTTATTCAGCGAGTCTAAAACAGCCCCACCACCCAAGAAAACATCAGGGGAAGTGCAACCTCCTCCTGCAACACAGCCAAGGAAACCAATGTCAGGGGGAGGCCTGTTCAGtgatgaagatgaagatgaaggGGGAGGGTTGTTTAGTGCACCAGCTGCAAGGCCACAAGCTAAAGCTGATGTCAAGTCTAAACCAAAAGCAAAGACAACAATAAGTTTGTTTGACGATGATGAACAAGGGGAAGATGAAGATTTCTTCGCTGCGACAGTCACTACAAAAGCCACAGG ACCACCtaagacgaaatcaagcacagAGAAATCAAAAGAAGAAGCTAAA GAATCCAAGGCAACTCCTGCCAAGCCATCCGAActttttgataatgatgacgatgatgacttGTTCAATAGTTTGTCTGCTAAACCTGCTCCATTACCTGCTGTTCCACCTAAGGAAGAAACAAACAAG GAAAAAAAAGTGAGAAGTTCCGCCAAGATGCAGTCACTTTTTGATGCCGAAGATGATGACGAGGGCATGTTCGGGGGAACATCTGAAGATATTTTCGCAGCTTCGCCATCTCAGTCACCTAAGAAATCTGTTGAGTCGGCGTCAGCTTTGTTAGCGTCTGCGTCAGAAGTACATCAACCTCGTGATTCATTAGATGGAAACCTGACGAGTAAGCCAAAACCAAAAGCAACAACTGCGGCTGCGCCGAAGTCAAGTCTCTTCAGTGATgaagaagatgacttgtttggAGACAGATCTTCTAAGGAGAAGCCGAAGGTAGAAGAGAAAAAGGATGAGGTGACGAAGCCAAGGAAACCCGTAGGAGGTGTGTCCATGTTTGGAGGAATAGATTTGTTTGCTGGAAAGAAGCCATCTTTTATTGAAGACAAGAGCGAAGTGGAAGAAGAAACTGCCAAGGCAAAACAAG ACAAACCAAGTGCGGTGGATCTCTTTGACAACGAAAAGGAAGATGAGTTATTCTCCTCAAAACCAAAGACAACAAAGAGCTTAGCGCCCCCTGCCAAGTCCAAGCCTAATTCAGTGTTGTTTGGTGATTCTACAGAGGATGACCTATTTTCTACTCCAGCGAAACCGTCAACGG AAACAGAACCAGTTAAACCAGCAGTCACTTCAGAACCaaaggaggaggaggagaagcaAAAACCTGCAGAACCTGTAAAGCCAGTTCAACCAGTTAAACCAAAGAAACCGGCTGGTGCAGTGTCCATGTTCGGTGGCGTTGATCTCTTTGGAGCCAGCAAATCACCGCTATTGTCAGCGGAAGCCGGAAAAGCTCGCGTGACAACCAAACCGAATG ATCCTTTAGGCCGCGGAGGGGATGGTGGAGATGAGGACGTTTTCGCTCCTGAACCGAAACAAAAGACAGTGAAAGATTCCGATCAAAAG TTCTCTCTCCCAATTCCCACACCCAAGTCAGCCCTGTCCAGTGTCCTTCCTTCTGTCAGTCCTGAGGGGGCGCGGCGCAAACCTGGTTCAGGAATCGAGAAGTTGCAG AAATCATTGGCTTTTAACCCTGCAATGTTGAGGCCTGGGGCAACCCCACCCAGGAGGGAAGTAGCGTCGCCTGTTGCGTCATTTGATGAACCAGCTTCTTTTAAAACACTGGAAAGTGCTAACAAG GACCGTGCCAAAATCCAAGTTAAGAGGCGCCCTCCAACGCGTCAAGCACGCCGTGCAGCTGCTGTGACGGCCAGTGCAAGTGACGTCACACTATTCGGGTCAACACTGAGCGATGAGGCAAGTGCAAGTGCTCGAGTATCATGGCCGGGAGACCTTTCTTCTTTGGAAGGTCTGGAAAAGACTGAGGTGGATTCTGGGCTACGACCTCCAAGGGCTGAAACGAGAGACTCTGACATGAGCGACGAATTCTTTGGTTTTGCGGGTTCAAGttcaaaagtgaaaaaagaagaagaagaagaagaaactgcaTCGAGTGTCGAGGATCCGTTAGCAGGAGGATTTTCTGCGTCTGCTTCAAAAGCAAAATCTCCTAAACCTAAAGAGTGGCTCAGCGATGAGTCTGACATGCTTTCGTTCCCTGGCGATAGACATGCTAAGCCTTCTGTGGCCGTTGCAAATGGTAAGGTTTCTTCCGGTGATGATGATCTTTTCTCCAATGCTAAGACAACGATAGCGACAAAACGCAAAGGATCCGAAACGTTGGGTGGAAAAGACATCTTTGCTTCGGAAAGCAGCGCGGAAAAAGTAGAACAAACTTCAAAGGAAACAATAAACAAGGCAGTGAAAGAGCAGATTACGTCGCCTCTTGATAATGAGGAGCTTTTCTCTTCGCCTCTCAAAGACGATATCATGGGCACTAATCCAACGAAAATTGCGACCCATCCGCTTGAGGCGAAAAACAAAGACACACCAGAAACCGATGTTTCTTCGAGTTTGGTAGCGAATGGCGCTAAAACAGacaaaatggaaattaaaaagaCAGCAAATAAGAGTAATGAATTTTCACCACCTCTTGGCGAGGATGACGATTTGTTTATTGTTAGTAAGCCGCAGCCTAAGAAAGACGATGATGGAAAGAAGACTTTAACCTCGTCCTCAAGCAAGACGACTACAGCCAAAGCTACTTCAGCCATTGAT GAAGATGGCGATGATTTATTTTCGGTGAAAAAAGCGGAGCCCAGGAAACTTCGGAAAGCTGCAAAACCCCTGGGGGATGATGACTTATTTGGGGACTCGGGTGATATATTCAGTGATATCCCAAGTAAACCCAAggataagaaaaagaagaagtctTCAACGGTCGCTGATAAAGAAGATATATTTGCTGGGGAGGTGGTTGTAG GAGACGACAAGTCATCTAAGAagacaaatacgaaaacaaagaaaaaacctGAAAAGAAACCTTCAATTTTTGACGACGACGTACCAAGTATTTTTGATGATCCCCTCAACGCCACCTCTAAATAA
- the LOC136912603 gene encoding WASH complex subunit 2-like isoform X1, with translation MAPPPPPPPPPPPPPPPPPIEGPVPVPPPPPVLPTETSTLPMQSSSVEGTSQPGVAQPSEQKVWERPWSGDELRKGSANWTLAGDSGLLLYLKDFSQKMISQTHEIETQVDGLVNSTKGISSKVQNTMNDFLMLSNNQFIENRVYEEDLSKDEASEEQDNTTEPEKVKTREQREAEVIPKLSEALKHGFSVMDNAFVTVELTTEKSDDEEDDDDDGSGFHPQVILEPKDVYTSRPLPHLIGTADFFSDELVGLEESSGEEDEGDEDEESESRSSEYESASSKNSESATESSEESESESDSEMEAPQKVRRKPKQKAKIDSEEEDEDDLFSGKKEKSESDNDEEEESEEEPQQPKKPKGGLDFAAELAAKIGAIPVRKQEAENHITDDDSKAGDEEWSDDDHQAPQMAEVQEKQLSKTKKSHSDSMSKDEKSNRHHRHHHHHHKKDRADSHSEHKHSKRRSSKTSVDTRQSPPAEDDLFGESSPKENSLFESEGTPFGKKGGLFSGGGNLFDDVEADKDDIFAADKPEETEEKVQPKEEDEESMLIKPRARSTASGKRLPAGAVSIFGGAGLFGSPTKEDSTSHSPARNTGEETVQSSKPKTTGGGSGGGLFDGEDDDDLFSSVTSKPSAASVSQDTVKKNALSAKKVDLFGGNDDEEDEGDLFGNSPVKQTKKEERQSQKKLLVGAVSILGSSPPPLLTGKKQSEDDQKNDSGLFSESKTAPPPKKTSGEVQPPPATQPRKPMSGGGLFSDEDEDEGGGLFSAPAARPQAKADVKSKPKAKTTISLFDDDEQGEDEDFFAATVTTKATGPPKTKSSTEKSKEEAKESKATPAKPSELFDNDDDDDLFNSLSAKPAPLPAVPPKEETNKEKKVRSSAKMQSLFDAEDDDEGMFGGTSEDIFAASPSQSPKKSVESASALLASASEVHQPRDSLDGNLTSKPKPKATTAAAPKSSLFSDEEDDLFGDRSSKEKPKVEEKKDEVTKPRKPVGGVSMFGGIDLFAGKKPSFIEDKSEVEEETAKAKQDKPSAVDLFDNEKEDELFSSKPKTTKSLAPPAKSKPNSVLFGDSTEDDLFSTPAKPSTETEPVKPAVTSEPKEEEEKQKPAEPVKPVQPVKPKKPAGAVSMFGGVDLFGASKSPLLSAEAGKARVTTKPNDPLGRGGDGGDEDVFAPEPKQKTVKDSDQKFSLPIPTPKSALSSVLPSVSPEGARRKPGSGIEKLQKSLAFNPAMLRPGATPPRREVASPVASFDEPASFKTLESANKDRAKIQVKRRPPTRQARRAAAVTASASDVTLFGSTLSDEASASARVSWPGDLSSLEGLEKTEVDSGLRPPRAETRDSDMSDEFFGFAGSSSKVKKEEEEEETASSVEDPLAGGFSASASKAKSPKPKEWLSDESDMLSFPGDRHAKPSVAVANGKVSSGDDDLFSNAKTTIATKRKGSETLGGKDIFASESSAEKVEQTSKETINKAVKEQITSPLDNEELFSSPLKDDIMGTNPTKIATHPLEAKNKDTPETDVSSSLVANGAKTDKMEIKKTANKSNEFSPPLGEDDDLFIVSKPQPKKDDDGKKTLTSSSSKTTTAKATSAIDEDGDDLFSVKKAEPRKLRKAAKPLGDDDLFGDSGDIFSDIPSKPKDKKKKKSSTVADKEDIFAGEVVVGDDKSSKKTNTKTKKKPEKKPSIFDDDVPSIFDDPLNATSK, from the exons ATGGCGCCGCCTCCACCACCGCCACcgccaccaccaccaccaccacctccTCCTCCGATAGAGGGACCTGTACCTGTGCCCCCTCCACCTCCAGTTCTTCCAACTGAGACGTCCACACTGCCAATGCAATCCTCAAGTGTTGAAGGGACGTCTCAACCTGGTGTCGCACAACCAAGCGAGCAGAAAGTATGGGAGAGACCATGGTCAGGTGACGAGCTGAGGAAGGGATCCGCAAACTGGACACTGGCAGGCGACTCGGGG CTGCTTCTTTACTTGAAAGACTTTTCTCAGAAAATGATTTCTCAGACTCATGAAATTGAGACCCAGGTGGATGGACTGGTTAACAGTACAAAG GGGATAAGTTCCAAAGTACAGAACACAATGAATGACTTTTTGATGCTATCCAATAATCAGTTTATTGAAAAT CGTGTTTATGAAGAAGATTTAAGTAAAGATGAAGCAAGTGAGGAACAAGACAATACAACTGAACCTGAAAAA GTAAAAACAAGAGAGCAAAGAGAAGCAGAAGTTATTCCCAAACTGAGTGAAGCTCTGAAGCATGGATTCAGTGTGATGGACAATGCATTTGTAACAGTAGAACTGACAACAGAGA AATCAGATGAtgaagaagatgatgatgatgatggcagTGGTTTCCATCCACAAGTTATTCTGGAACCAAAG GATGTATATACAAGTCGCCCCTTGCCTCATCTGATTGGCACAGCAGACTTTTTCAGTGATGAACTTGTGGGACTTGAAGAGTCATCTGGAGAGG AAGATGAAGGAGATGAGGATGAAGAATCAGAATCACGTAGCAGTGAATATGAATCTGCATCATCGAAAAACAGTGAATCCGCAACTGAA AGTTCTGaggaaagtgaaagtgaaagtgaCTCGGAAATGGAAGCACCGCAGAAAGTAAGGagaaaaccaaagcaaaagGCCAAG aTTGATTCTGAAGAGGAGGatgaagatgacttgttttcaggaaagaaagaaaagtcagAATCAGATAATGATGAAGAGGAAGAAAGCGAGGAAGAGCCTCAGCAACCCAAGAAG CCCAAAGGAGGTCTTGACTTTGCTGCAGAATTAGCTGCCAAAATTGGGGCCATACCTGTCAGAAAACAAGAGGCTGAAAACCATATCACGGATGATGACAGTAAAGCTGGTGATGAAGAATGGAGTGATGATGACCACCAGGCACCGCAGATGGCTGAAGTGCAAGAGAAACAGCTCAGCAAGACCAAAAAAAGCCATAGTGATAGTATGAGCAAAGATGAGAAGTCAAATCGTCaccatcgtcatcatcatcatcatcacaaaaAAGATAGGGCTGATTCTCACAGTGAGCACAAGCACAGTAAACGACGCAGTAGTAAGACAAGTGTGGACACAAGACAATCACCTCCTGCTGAAGATG ATCTATTTGGCGAGTCCAGTCCTAAGGAGAATAGCTTGTTTGAAAGTGAAGGAACACCATTTGGAAAGAAAGGAGGTCTTTTTAGTGGAGGAGGAAATCTGTTTGATGATGTTGAAGCAGACAAG GATGACATCTTTGCTGCTGACAAACCTGAAGAAACCGAAGAAAAAGTTCAGCCCAAGGAAG AAGATGAAGAGTCCATGCTGATCAAGCCAAGAGCAAGAAGCACAGCCAGTGGTAAAAGACTTCCAGCTGGGGCAGTTTCAATTTTTGGAG GTGCTGGTTTATTTGGGTCCCCAACAAAGGAG GACTCCACAAGTCACAGCCCAGCTAGAAATACTGGGGAAGAAACTGTACAAAGCTCCAAACCCAAGACAACAGGGGGAGGTAGTGGTGGTGGACTTTTTGATGGcgaagatgatgatgatttgtTCAGTAGCGTGACATCAAAACCTTCTGCAGCCTCTGTTAGTCAAG ATACAGTAAAAAAGAATGCATTGTCTGCAAAGAAGGTTGATCTTTTTGGTGGCAATGATGACGAGGAAGATGAAGGTGATTTGTTTGGTAATTCACCAGTTAAACAAACTAAGAAAGAGGAGAGACAATCCCAGAAAAAG CTACTGGTGGGTGCTGTATCCATATTAGGTAGTTCACCACCTCCTCTGTTGACAGGCAAGAAACAAAGTGAAGATGATCAG AAAAATGATTCTGGTTTATTCAGCGAGTCTAAAACAGCCCCACCACCCAAGAAAACATCAGGGGAAGTGCAACCTCCTCCTGCAACACAGCCAAGGAAACCAATGTCAGGGGGAGGCCTGTTCAGtgatgaagatgaagatgaaggGGGAGGGTTGTTTAGTGCACCAGCTGCAAGGCCACAAGCTAAAGCTGATGTCAAGTCTAAACCAAAAGCAAAGACAACAATAAGTTTGTTTGACGATGATGAACAAGGGGAAGATGAAGATTTCTTCGCTGCGACAGTCACTACAAAAGCCACAGG ACCACCtaagacgaaatcaagcacagAGAAATCAAAAGAAGAAGCTAAA GAATCCAAGGCAACTCCTGCCAAGCCATCCGAActttttgataatgatgacgatgatgacttGTTCAATAGTTTGTCTGCTAAACCTGCTCCATTACCTGCTGTTCCACCTAAGGAAGAAACAAACAAG GAAAAAAAAGTGAGAAGTTCCGCCAAGATGCAGTCACTTTTTGATGCCGAAGATGATGACGAGGGCATGTTCGGGGGAACATCTGAAGATATTTTCGCAGCTTCGCCATCTCAGTCACCTAAGAAATCTGTTGAGTCGGCGTCAGCTTTGTTAGCGTCTGCGTCAGAAGTACATCAACCTCGTGATTCATTAGATGGAAACCTGACGAGTAAGCCAAAACCAAAAGCAACAACTGCGGCTGCGCCGAAGTCAAGTCTCTTCAGTGATgaagaagatgacttgtttggAGACAGATCTTCTAAGGAGAAGCCGAAGGTAGAAGAGAAAAAGGATGAGGTGACGAAGCCAAGGAAACCCGTAGGAGGTGTGTCCATGTTTGGAGGAATAGATTTGTTTGCTGGAAAGAAGCCATCTTTTATTGAAGACAAGAGCGAAGTGGAAGAAGAAACTGCCAAGGCAAAACAAG ACAAACCAAGTGCGGTGGATCTCTTTGACAACGAAAAGGAAGATGAGTTATTCTCCTCAAAACCAAAGACAACAAAGAGCTTAGCGCCCCCTGCCAAGTCCAAGCCTAATTCAGTGTTGTTTGGTGATTCTACAGAGGATGACCTATTTTCTACTCCAGCGAAACCGTCAACGG AAACAGAACCAGTTAAACCAGCAGTCACTTCAGAACCaaaggaggaggaggagaagcaAAAACCTGCAGAACCTGTAAAGCCAGTTCAACCAGTTAAACCAAAGAAACCGGCTGGTGCAGTGTCCATGTTCGGTGGCGTTGATCTCTTTGGAGCCAGCAAATCACCGCTATTGTCAGCGGAAGCCGGAAAAGCTCGCGTGACAACCAAACCGAATG ATCCTTTAGGCCGCGGAGGGGATGGTGGAGATGAGGACGTTTTCGCTCCTGAACCGAAACAAAAGACAGTGAAAGATTCCGATCAAAAG TTCTCTCTCCCAATTCCCACACCCAAGTCAGCCCTGTCCAGTGTCCTTCCTTCTGTCAGTCCTGAGGGGGCGCGGCGCAAACCTGGTTCAGGAATCGAGAAGTTGCAG AAATCATTGGCTTTTAACCCTGCAATGTTGAGGCCTGGGGCAACCCCACCCAGGAGGGAAGTAGCGTCGCCTGTTGCGTCATTTGATGAACCAGCTTCTTTTAAAACACTGGAAAGTGCTAACAAG GACCGTGCCAAAATCCAAGTTAAGAGGCGCCCTCCAACGCGTCAAGCACGCCGTGCAGCTGCTGTGACGGCCAGTGCAAGTGACGTCACACTATTCGGGTCAACACTGAGCGATGAGGCAAGTGCAAGTGCTCGAGTATCATGGCCGGGAGACCTTTCTTCTTTGGAAGGTCTGGAAAAGACTGAGGTGGATTCTGGGCTACGACCTCCAAGGGCTGAAACGAGAGACTCTGACATGAGCGACGAATTCTTTGGTTTTGCGGGTTCAAGttcaaaagtgaaaaaagaagaagaagaagaagaaactgcaTCGAGTGTCGAGGATCCGTTAGCAGGAGGATTTTCTGCGTCTGCTTCAAAAGCAAAATCTCCTAAACCTAAAGAGTGGCTCAGCGATGAGTCTGACATGCTTTCGTTCCCTGGCGATAGACATGCTAAGCCTTCTGTGGCCGTTGCAAATGGTAAGGTTTCTTCCGGTGATGATGATCTTTTCTCCAATGCTAAGACAACGATAGCGACAAAACGCAAAGGATCCGAAACGTTGGGTGGAAAAGACATCTTTGCTTCGGAAAGCAGCGCGGAAAAAGTAGAACAAACTTCAAAGGAAACAATAAACAAGGCAGTGAAAGAGCAGATTACGTCGCCTCTTGATAATGAGGAGCTTTTCTCTTCGCCTCTCAAAGACGATATCATGGGCACTAATCCAACGAAAATTGCGACCCATCCGCTTGAGGCGAAAAACAAAGACACACCAGAAACCGATGTTTCTTCGAGTTTGGTAGCGAATGGCGCTAAAACAGacaaaatggaaattaaaaagaCAGCAAATAAGAGTAATGAATTTTCACCACCTCTTGGCGAGGATGACGATTTGTTTATTGTTAGTAAGCCGCAGCCTAAGAAAGACGATGATGGAAAGAAGACTTTAACCTCGTCCTCAAGCAAGACGACTACAGCCAAAGCTACTTCAGCCATTGAT GAAGATGGCGATGATTTATTTTCGGTGAAAAAAGCGGAGCCCAGGAAACTTCGGAAAGCTGCAAAACCCCTGGGGGATGATGACTTATTTGGGGACTCGGGTGATATATTCAGTGATATCCCAAGTAAACCCAAggataagaaaaagaagaagtctTCAACGGTCGCTGATAAAGAAGATATATTTGCTGGGGAGGTGGTTGTAG GAGACGACAAGTCATCTAAGAagacaaatacgaaaacaaagaaaaaacctGAAAAGAAACCTTCAATTTTTGACGACGACGTACCAAGTATTTTTGATGATCCCCTCAACGCCACCTCTAAATAA